The region TTACATGCAGATTTTTGAATACAACTCCACTAAGTTGTAATCCCTCTAGGATTCAAGTTCTAgtgagtattattttttttaaagtggcgTTTGTTGATGGAAGTAGCAGGATGCAAAGAATTGCCAATGATTTTCCAAATAATCTTTTGTGCAAGTTTTGATCCATTTTTGAGCTAACCTAGTAACAGTTGGTAGAAAACACCTTTTTTAACTTGCCTGTCTGGTTTATCTCAGTCTTTTTCTAGATCATGTCAAGGTGGCCCTTTAATAACTGGTACGTTGGAATGCATTTCAGTTTGGTGAGAGCAGTCTCTTGCCTTTATTTTCGGTCCTCTGGAGGTTTAGGAGTTACGTTCCTACATGACACTCTGGTGAAACATGCCTGCAACTGGTGCCAGGCCAATAAGCTACTGGGTGGGTTAGAAATAAGGGTCAAATGGGTTGAAAAGATCATTGCCATAGGGAGGGGCAGAAGGCTGACCAGCTGCTCTGTGGAATCCAGGTTCAGCGTGCTCTACCTAACCTCTTGGTAAAAATCAGATCTTTCCGTCACTCAAGCTAAGTGGCTCTCAAGCTGTAGTGGCAAGATGACCTGGGAGCCCCACCTCAAGGTTTAGTCCGCAGAGTAGGGAAACACCCCTCTATATGGCGGTACTCATTTGGCAAAAGCAAGCTGAATGGCCCCTAGAGAAGTGTTTCAGGTGGGCCATTCCTCAGTCTTTGATATAGATCATTTTCAAATCTATTTGCTCCCTTCTGAAGAAATGTGCATCTTTACAAGTGGGTAGGCATTTGGGCTAGACAGACACAGCCATGGGGTtgggaggggaaggaaaggacatttccttttctgcttgtaATTTAAGAGGGAACCAAGAGCTGTTTGCTGAAGACCCTCGTACTACTCAATGGTAAGGAACCAAAGATGGGACAAGAAAATGCTTCTACGTGCTGAAACAGGAGAGAAACCAGTGCTTACTCAGCTTGAGTCTGGAACTTCTGGCCACAGGGAAATGTGAAGGGCAAAAAGTGCTCtggaattttgttttttccttattcaaaagaaaatctaCAGGATTATTCAGTCTACAGTTACAGACTTTCTCTAAGTAGAAGATGGCAGAAAGCCAGCTTTTCTTTCCAGATCATTCCAAAAgcaaacagcagcaacagcattgtTTTAAAATGGCTTTTATTGAGACACTTTCAGGACTTCTCCAACAATTCTTACTGGGGAATCTTTATTTCCAGTCCTTAGGTGGCTAAACTCTTTTCCCCATGCTGACAAGGCCCCCACTCACACCACCGTAGCAAGGAAGTGTACTCGTCTCTCTCTGCTCAAATGTCCAGCCTGGAGCgcacctccccaccctcaccccctatACTGCACGAGTCTCACTAGTACTTCATGTAGGACTCACAAGACCAGGCTAAATTCTTCCTATTAGGCAGAGTAATTTCAAAGCAAATGTGAGATGGCTTAAATGCAGCTGGTATTACTATCCTCAGGTAAGACATGTTCTCAATGCCACCTTTTCTGATTAGTTATCTGTAGCATCTTGGATGTCCACAGAGTTTATAATCTATCTGTGTGATAGATTTAAAatagctccaaaaaaaaaaaaaagctccgtCTGAGCCCCGAACACCCTGAAGGTTCTAGTCCATTCTTGTGCTTTCTCCTGTATTGTTCGGAGACACGACTTTACATTTTAAAGGGAGGCTGGTCAAACTTTATGCCCTCAGGTAACAAAAGCGTTAAGCTCAACTTTCTGGAGTCTTAGAAGTCATGGGAACTAGCCCACTTCAGAACTCTTTAGGCCAATGTCCCTGAAAGGTGACTGACCGGCCTCCGCATGGACTAAGAGCATCCATCCCGTCACGTTACCAAACACGCTGGGCCACTTCTGCCACCTCCTCCCTGTCCCTTGGTGCGGGGTCACTCGCACCCTACCAGCTCCTGCATCTTGATAGCCCCAGAACGTGTGCTCTCCAAAGCCTTTCTCTTAATAATAGCAAGATGGTCCAGAGGTAAAGTAACAGCAGAGAGTAGCTGCCTGGTCAGTGCAACTGTTCCCATTATAAGGTGAAAACTAGCATGGACTCCACTTAGAAGAGAGAGCACCAGGGTATTAAGATTCTGCTTGCAAATCAATGCTTATTTATCTTTACATCCTTGATCACTGAGACATTTACATATCCAAGCAGGTTCTGATCCTTAACAACAGAGGAGCTGAAAAAATTCAAGGATGTTTATTTTAGTGATTAAAAAGGTAACAGACAAAGGCCAAACCAAATCAAAGAATCTGTAACAAGAGCCTTGAGAGAAAGCCTTCTTGATGCCATTCTTGGTCTTCCACAAGTCTCCTCAGTGGCCGTGCCGCCATCTCTGCTGAGGAAGCCACGGCATCAACTGGTACAAGATGTAATGGACACACAGGACTGGAAGGCGTAATAAAGCAAGTAAGTATTTACATTAAGCACAATACAGCAATTTATTTAGATGCTTAAAATGAATACAAAGGGAAATAAAGATCACAAAATTATACATACTACAACAGTGTGTCATATATTAGATGGTATAAATGAATACACCAGGGTGGTGTTTAACTAAAGAGAAAACTAAATATCCAAAACGCAGCACTCATTGGCCTGCTGCTTCAACACAACACACTTCCATACAGATCTAAAAGGTGTCAAAATTAGTAGCTGCAAAGTCAATTCTTGCATGTGATTTTTAGCTTAAAAGATTTCAGAAAACATCTGAAataccagtttttgtttttgtcagcTGTAATGTCAAGGATATTCAGAACAAGAAAAATTCTATAATACAAGAGAGTCCAGATATATATCTTATGTGGCTGGCCTCTGTCGCGAGATTGTACAAGGTTATGTGCAAAAACTAAGTCTGTCCCGAAGTCCACACTAGCGCAGTTTCAGGCTTTTGCTAGGTCAACTAGATACAGCGCTTATTACACAGCAAGGGCAACACTAAAAAAAGAAACGCATCTATGATGGCTACACAATAACAATATCGTAAGCATCACTTGAATAGGTCTAAAAGACTGTACAAATATACATTTCAACTATTcagaatgaatacatgaaaaaaattgaTTTCCCCAAAGTCCACTGTACACATTGGACTGGCAGCTTGTGTGTTGGCCCTACACTACCATTTAATCAGGAGAACGCTTCTCAAGGACGTCCAACCAGACACTGTTTTACAGAGGGAAAGAAATGTAGAGAAGGCAGGTAAGACAAACCTCTGCTTTTTCTCGTGTGCGTTCATGAGCCACCAGCTTATTGGTTTTTCACATTTAGTTACTTTGTCTGTCACAGAGCGTTCTAAAGCAAGATCAGCCAATCATGTGTCACAGACTTAGAAATAGCCACTGGGATTGGCGTGGCCACACGTCCCCACCGCCTGATGACCCCGCACTCAGAAGACAGTACCAGTTAGAACACAGCTTTGCAGTCATAACTGACAGAACAGAGTTCCAGGCTGCAGCATTTGCCACCAATGCCAGAGAAGCCGGCCCTTACGCCTGCTGGCTGCTCAGTTTAACCCCCGTCAAGCTGCTGTGCATCGGGTCAGCCACCCCATCAGTCATGTTGTCAAACTGCTCCCCATCCTCACTGTCAATTGTGCTGTTCTGCCACTCAATCTGTGGGTTGGATAAGCGCTCATCATTTTCAGTTGCATTCTTCCACTGTGACTGGTCCTTGGACCAAAACCCTTCAACTTTTCCATAGGAACTATTCTTCCACTTCAACTGCTCTCTGTCACCTTGCACGGAAGCCTTTTTTTTGGCAGCTGGCTTACTGCTCCTCGCGTCTTCACTCTGGGAAGACTCATCGGACCAGGTTCCTGTTTTCATCTCACACGTGTTGTCCTCAAAGTCTGACACCTGTTGGGAACCAGGGCCGCTCTCAGATGGAGAAGCACCATCTTTCCACTCAACAACATCATCTTGGTCAACCTCACTATCAGAGGCCTCATGCATTAGTTTGGTTGGCTCCTCAGTCAAATGAATAGTTTCATATTTTGAACCATCCTCCTCTTTTTGGTCTAGCTTCTCAGTTTCTAAAGCATCTTCAGAAATTACCTTCGGTATGTGTTCCTCTGCGTTATCATTAGGGATTTTAGGCTCAACTTCAAAAACAGGGTCAAAAGGGCTATCACTCCCATTGGATTCTTCCTCCAAATTTTCAAAACTGTCTGAGGAACTGTCATCTTCCTTCCCAAGATTGAGCTTTTTGTCTGCTGTTTTACTAGCATTGACTCTGGAATCCTTCTCATCATGATTTTCAAATAGCCACTCAGCATCAAAATCCATCTCATGCTTAACTTTGTTTAACTCTTTCATGTTGAAGCCCAGTAACACACCAGGCTTGTACTTTTCACAGTCTCTGACACACTTCTTCCTCTTGTTACTAAAATGGGAAGCAATGTCACTCTTCCACAACCATAAGCTTGCCGCCAGCTTCTCAATTTCTCTCCTGGTGGGATAAGGTTGtttgttgaaatattttgttaGGAAGCTTTTCCTGGCTTCATAGGAATCATCTTCATGACCCTTAGGGTCTAAAGCTAAAACAACAGGCTCCTCAGGCTTCTCTTCAAAGAAGCCGGGTGAATCGCTATCTTCATCTAACTTTCGCTTCTTCAGCAAGGGGAACTCCATTTGCTCGTAAGTGCGCTTCACAGGTGCCAGGCCGGGGGACTGGTTCAGCCGCGAAGGTGCGTTTGTCTTGTCCTGGCCGTTCTGGGCCTTGCCCACGCCCCTGCAGTGGACCAGGTGCAGGGTGATGGTCGAGGCGGTCATGTTGCTGGTGTACACGCCGAGGCAGTGGATGCACTTGTAGGTGAGTTTCTTCTCCACTGGATGGACTGTCTGAATCACCTGGTGCCTCTCTCGTAAGTGATGTGCAAGTGCGTCGGATATGGGTCCTTTCAGGATTGAAAAGCAAAGAGGGCAGAGGGTTTTCCCAACATCTTTCTTATAGGGCACTGCAGCTTGAGGTGAGCTTTTAACAGGAATATCTGCCTTTTCCTGCACTTTTGGCTGTGGCTTTGGAGGGATGGGTGGGTTATTTTGGGCATGGTAAGCAACAGACTCAGCAGGAGCATCCCTCAGGTTATACGTGGTTACAAGGAGATGGATGTTAGTGTGACTACCCTGCTGCAATGTCAAATCAAAACTCAGAGTGGAATCTGTTTTAGGTCCCATCTCTTCGTCCACGTGAACCATCCGCATGTGAGCCGCCATCTTTTCCACGTCATTGAAGGTTGACCGGCAATACGGACACGACAGACCATGAATTAGCATATGGTTGAGCAGAGTGTCTGTGGGCAAATAGCGATTACAGTAAAGGCATTTGCTAGTGAAATTGTGTATTTTCATAATGTAGTTGGCTACTGCTGGGACTTTCTCAGCTTTATGTTCTTTTTCGAAGTGCACGCTATATACATTTTCAGGAAAAAGCTCATTACAGATTGTACATATTTTCCACTTCTGAGTTGAGGAAGTATTGGGTGGTGGAGGGCCAGTGGCAGCTGCAGTTGGCTTGGAGCTGGACTGACCTAATACTCTGGATGCCTGTGACTGGGAGAGGGATGGAGACTTTAACTGGCCTGAAGAGAGAGGCGGGGCATTCGGAGACTGCAGTGAGTATCTTGCTGGTGCCTGGGTCCTCTGCTCTGACCCAAGACCGTAAGATCTTCCATTTCCACTTGGAAGTAACTGCTTCACAGACTGAGACTGCTGAGGGATGGAGACCGGTGCATTGCCACCCAGCCCCAGTCTCATGGACTGACCAACGCCATAGCCCTGGCCTACAGATTTGACTCCGTAGTTGTTCTGCTGTAGGTGGACATTGGACATCATGTTGACACCCGTGGAATTTAAGTTAGGCTTTGGTATTGAGAGTCTGTTCACCATCTGCTGTGACGGCAAAGACCGTACGTTTCCAGAAGCAAGGGAACCAATTCTCGATTGGAGCCCCATGCCCTTCTTCTCTTGAGGCTTGGGAGCAATCAGCATCAGGGGCTTGGACCGGGGCACCACCACATTCGTGTGGCCGATCATGGCAGTGACCTGGTAGCCTATGCGCTCGTGGTCCTCGATGACATGCTGGACCAGAGCCTCGTAAGACTTCGGCATGAAAAGGCAGCGCTTGCAGTGAATACTGCTTTCCTCCCGGGCATTTGCGCCTAAGGGGACTGCACCATTGAGTGATTTTTCTCCTGCCTTTGCTATGTAAGGTGCTGCCACATGCTGAAAATGTTCCCTGTAAATGTGCTTCCTAACTATTTCATAAAGAGGATCTCGGTAAGTGCACTTCTTACAGTAATAAACAGCTTGCTCTACACTGTCAGCCTGCTTAGGTTTAAGGCCATCActtttgcttttatctttgaAAGTGCTGAGGCTGCTACTTGGTGCGCTGGCGTTTGGagcatgaaatattttaatgtgtgtttCCAAAGTCTTTTTGTCTGCATTGAACGTACAGTAGGGGCAATTAAGAAGAATCCTATTTTCAAAGTCTTCACTATGGACATTCCGGAAATGACTTTTGTAGgcagagaaaaattttgaagaaaatgggCAAGCGCTGCAGCAAAAAGGTTTTGTCCGATAGTcctaaagaaaagacaaaaactggaaTCAGAATGCCACTTCAGATAAGCATTAACAggttctagattttttttccccaagatagTCTTGAAGAGACAATGCTATTTTTAGAACTGAAACTGTAATTCATTGATCTGAGTAAAACTTCCTTTTGCAAAATGcataatttataaaacattagGTTGGTACAAAGGTAACTGCGGTTTTGGACtccattttaaatcattataagtaggctcaaacac is a window of Budorcas taxicolor isolate Tak-1 chromosome 13, Takin1.1, whole genome shotgun sequence DNA encoding:
- the ADNP gene encoding activity-dependent neuroprotector homeobox protein, whose product is MFQLPVNNLGSLRKARKTVKKILSDIGLEYCKEHIEDFKQFEPNDFYLKNTTWEDVGLWDPSLTKNQDYRTKPFCCSACPFSSKFFSAYKSHFRNVHSEDFENRILLNCPYCTFNADKKTLETHIKIFHAPNASAPSSSLSTFKDKSKSDGLKPKQADSVEQAVYYCKKCTYRDPLYEIVRKHIYREHFQHVAAPYIAKAGEKSLNGAVPLGANAREESSIHCKRCLFMPKSYEALVQHVIEDHERIGYQVTAMIGHTNVVVPRSKPLMLIAPKPQEKKGMGLQSRIGSLASGNVRSLPSQQMVNRLSIPKPNLNSTGVNMMSNVHLQQNNYGVKSVGQGYGVGQSMRLGLGGNAPVSIPQQSQSVKQLLPSGNGRSYGLGSEQRTQAPARYSLQSPNAPPLSSGQLKSPSLSQSQASRVLGQSSSKPTAAATGPPPPNTSSTQKWKICTICNELFPENVYSVHFEKEHKAEKVPAVANYIMKIHNFTSKCLYCNRYLPTDTLLNHMLIHGLSCPYCRSTFNDVEKMAAHMRMVHVDEEMGPKTDSTLSFDLTLQQGSHTNIHLLVTTYNLRDAPAESVAYHAQNNPPIPPKPQPKVQEKADIPVKSSPQAAVPYKKDVGKTLCPLCFSILKGPISDALAHHLRERHQVIQTVHPVEKKLTYKCIHCLGVYTSNMTASTITLHLVHCRGVGKAQNGQDKTNAPSRLNQSPGLAPVKRTYEQMEFPLLKKRKLDEDSDSPGFFEEKPEEPVVLALDPKGHEDDSYEARKSFLTKYFNKQPYPTRREIEKLAASLWLWKSDIASHFSNKRKKCVRDCEKYKPGVLLGFNMKELNKVKHEMDFDAEWLFENHDEKDSRVNASKTADKKLNLGKEDDSSSDSFENLEEESNGSDSPFDPVFEVEPKIPNDNAEEHIPKVISEDALETEKLDQKEEDGSKYETIHLTEEPTKLMHEASDSEVDQDDVVEWKDGASPSESGPGSQQVSDFEDNTCEMKTGTWSDESSQSEDARSSKPAAKKKASVQGDREQLKWKNSSYGKVEGFWSKDQSQWKNATENDERLSNPQIEWQNSTIDSEDGEQFDNMTDGVADPMHSSLTGVKLSSQQA